The genomic stretch TTTGAATCTTGAGAAGAACATACAAAATGCTATAGCAAATCTGGACGACGTTGTTTAGTACGAAGGATTTGCTGTTCTTTTCTCCATTCCGCAATCAGCTTGTGATTGCCCGATCGCAACACATCAGGAACCTCCCAACCACGAAATATGGGTGGTCGAGTGTATTGGGGATAATCTAGCAATCCATCTTCAAAACTCTCAAACTTAAGGGAATCTTCTTTTCCCACAGTCCCAGGGCGTAGCCGCACCACTCCATTAATCAATGCCAGTGCAGGAATCTCACCACAGGTCAGTACAAAATCCCCAAGAGAAACCTCACGAGTCACTAAATGCTCGCATACCCGCTCGTCAACCCCCTCATAACTGCCACAAATGAGAACTAGCTGATCGTAAGTTACTAACTCCTTAAATAGCTCCTGCTTCATCGGCTCACCCTGAGGAGTCAAATAAATAATTTCGCGCTTGGGCAAAATTGGCAATGACTCAACCGCCGCAAAAATTGGATCGGGTTTCATCAACATGCCAACACCACCGCCATAGGGTTCATCATCGACACGATGGTGCTTGTCGGTGGTGAAATCTCTGGGATTGGTAAGATATACATCGGCAATTTGATTTGCGATCGCCTTACCGAGCAAACTTGTCTGCAATGGCGACGCGAAAAATTCGGGGAACAGGGTGACAATATCTATACGCATAAATAAATTCTATAGTAGAGGGCAGCGCTACGTACTGCCCTCTACGCTTATAAAATCGCGATGCTGACTGTTGCTGAAACTGAAAAAATAATTTTAGATCTGGTCAAACCTTTTGATCCTGAAATCGATAGTGAAATTTTGCCCTTGTCGAAAGTGCTAAATCGAATTCTTGCCGAAGACATTAGCAGTAAACTCGACTTTCCTCATTGGGACAATTCAGCGATGGATGGCTATGCTTTGTGCTATGCCGATTTAGATAATTTACAGGAATTAAAACTAGCGATCGCCTCGGATGAAATTCCCGCAGGTGTCGCGCGCTCCCAATCATTAAATCAAGGCGAATGTGTAAGAATTTTTACAGGCGGCATGTTGCCAGTCGGGGCAGATACGATCATCATGCAAGAAGACACAGAACGCATCGATGATCTTTTGTATCTGAAAGTTAAACCTACTCAAGGCGAATATGTGCGCCGCAAAGGGGAATTTATTCAAGCTGGTACAAATCTGATTAAAGCAGGAACAAAATTAGGCGCGACAGAAATTGGAGCTTTAGCCTCAGCAAGATGTCAAAAAATCAAAGTTTATCGGCAACCGAAAATAGCAATTATCTCCACAGGCAATGAATTAGTTAGCCTTGATAGTTCCCAGTCGCTTCAGTTAGGACAGATTATTGATTCCAATCTATATGCATTATCAACATTGGTTGAACAATCAGGAGCGATCGCCATTCCCTTCGGCATAGTACGCGATCATCCAGCCGAATTGGAATCCGTCATGCAAGAGGCGATCGCCTCAGCCGATATCGTCATTTCTACAGGTGGAGTTTCCGTTGGTGATTATGACTATATCGAAGAAATACTAGAAAAAATGGGTGCTGATATTCATGTGCGATCAGTAGCAATTAAACCAGGAAAACCTCTAACTGTCGCATCCATTTCACCCTTTCTTAATGTGAATAGAAGTGAGGATAAAATCCTCTATTTTGGAGTAGCTGGAAATCCTATTTCTTCAATGATGAGCTTTTGGCGCTTTATCCGAGGAACGATCGCAAAATTAAATGGAGCAAATGAAATCTACTGGTATCCACAATTTATCAAAGCCTTCACAACAGAGGATTTACACTCACAAGGACGGCGCGAAACTTATCTTTGGGGAAACTTAACTTATCAAAAAGGAATGCCTATTTTTCAACCTGTAAGTAATTATAGTTCTGGGAATTTAATCAGTGCGATCGGTACAAATGCAATAGCAGTAATGCGGATAAATCAAACCTATGTAACTGCGGGAGAAGAAACTATTATTATGCTAATCTAATCATAATTTTCCATCATGTTACTAAATCATTGTTAACTGTATAATTTAGGGGGCATGGGCAAAAGACAACGTAACGAATCTATGTGTCATTGACAACTAACGGTATCAAGCACATGTATGCAAAGTTTTCCTCTAATCTATAGGGCATATTTTATGGCTGCTTGCATCATTGAGGATGTTCTTCTTATGCCAATAGATAAAAATAATTTAACTAAGGAAAATATAGTCGCACTTTTAAGTGGATATAGAATTTCTCCTTCTGAGACTTTGCAACAGCAGCTAGTTGAAATTCACATGGGTTTGATCCGTGAAACGATCGCTTCTCTACCAATAACATTAATTAACAAAAGAAATATTGGTGAGCGCCGATCCGCCGAGCGCCCTGACAGAGAAGAACGTCGAGTATCGAATCACAGAGTGGGGGAACGTAGATCTAGCGATCGCGAATTGCTCGAAGTGGGGAAACAAGGATTAAAGAAGGCTCTAATCCAATATAATCCTGATACAAACCCAAATTTTTCTGAATTTGCGCGATCTCATATTCATGAGCATCTAGAGAATTTTTTGCAAAGACAGTATCTCGACAATCGTAATGAACCTCAAGAGGTCGAAGAAGCTGATCCGCAAACTACGATCACCCGTAAACACGAAACGCTGGAAATTTTGCAAGCCTATCGCGCTAACCCATCTATCAAGCTACGAAACAAACTTGTAAACCTAAATATTGGGTTGGTTCGTCGCGAAGCCTATCATTGGAAAAATCAATGCCAAGAAAGCTTTGAAGACTTGATGCAGGTTGGCTCGATTGGGTTAATTAATGCGATCGAGCGATTCGATGTTAGCAAAGGTAATGCCTTTAGCTCCTTTGCAGTGCCATATATCAAAGGCGAAATCCAACATTATCTTCGCGATAAAAGCCCGACCGTACGAATGCCTCGCGCTTGGCTAACAACCTATAACCAAGGCTGTAAAATCATCCGCAATAAACGTACTGAAACTGGACGCGAGCCGTCAAGCCAAGAAGTCGCCAACGAGCTAGGTATCACTGTTAATGAATGGTATGACATTAAACTTGCATGTCAAAACCGATCGCCAATTAGTCTTGACACACCGATCGATCAAAGTGAAGATAGCTCGACATCCATCGGAGATCTGGTTACTGATCAAAAATATCAAAGCTTTCAACTTGCTCAAGAAGATAATATTCGGCTCCAGCAAGCTCTCGATCTACTAGAAGATCGCACCCGTGAGGTTGTTGAGTTTGTATTCCTCAAAGAATTTACCCACCGTGAAGTTGCTGACACTCTAGGGATTAGCGCTGTCACTGTTTCACGGCAACTTAAGAAAGGCTTAATTGCCCTCAAAAAGATTTTGGCTACACCAATCGAATAAAAAAGCACTCACCTAAGGTGAGTGCTTTTTTATGAGGTTTTCGCAAAGCGACAACCTTATTTAGATTGGAGTAGTCGCTTGTACTCTAGCGCGAGCAAGACTCAGATTTTGCTCAGCTTGAATTTTGCCTTGCTTATCTTCAGCCTTAATACCAGCCAAAGCTTGCTCAGCATCTGCAAGTTTTTTACGCGCTTCTTCAGCATTGATCGTGCTGCCTAATTCGCCACTACGAACCAAAACGGTTACTTCGTTTTCTTCAACTTCAGCAAAGCCACCCGTAAGAGCGACCGCAGCCCAAGCTTTATCCTTACGAAAACGTAACACGCCAGTTTCAAGCGCCGAAATCAGAGGTGCGTGACCAGTTAAAATACCCAATTGCCCTGAAGAACTAGGTAAAATCACTTCCTCTGCGACAGTATCCAGAATCGTTTGATCTGGGGCAATTACTTTTACTGTTAGGGTCATGATCTATTTACCAGCTTTCAACTTTTCAGCCTTTTCGATCGCTTCTTCGATGTTACCAACGAGGTAGAACGCTTGCTCAGGAAGATCATCGAGTTCACCCTTAAGGATGCGATCGAATCCACTTATACTTTCTTCGAGGGTGACATACTTACCAGGAGAACCTGTAAATACTTCGGCAACGAAGAAAGGCTGAGACAAGAAACGCTCAATTCTACGAGCGCGGGCAACAGCCAATTTGTCATCTTCAGAAAGTTCATCTAGACCCAAGATAGCGATGATATCTTGAAGTTCTTTGTAACGCTGAAGAATTGCTTGTACACCACGAGCAACGCGGTAATGCTCGTCACTGACGACACCTGGTTGCAACATGGTCGAGGAAGAATCAAGGGGGTCAACTGCAGGATAAATACCCTTAGAAGCTAAACCACGAGACAACACGGTGGTTGCATCAAGGTGAGCAAAGGTGGTTGCAGGAGCTGGGTCAGTCAAGTCATCCGCAGGTACATAAACCGCTTGTACGGAGGTAATCGAACCTTCGGTGGTTGATGTAATGCGCTCTTGTAAAGCACCCATATCTGTTGCGAGAGTTGGCTGATATCCTACAGCTGATGGCATCCGACCAAGTAGTGCGGATACTTCGGAACCAGCTTGAGTAAAGCGGAAAATATTGTCAATGAACAACAATACGTCTTGCTTGGATACATCACGGAAATATTCCGCCATAGTCAAAGCAGTTAAGCCGACACGCATACGAGCTCCAGGTGGCTCGTTCATTTGACCATAAACTAGAGCGAGGTACTGAAGTACGCCCGATTCTTTCATTTCGTTATAGAGGTCATTACCTTCGCGGGTACGTTCGCCGACACCGCCAAACACCGACACACCAGAGTGCTTTTTAGCGATGTTGTTGATTAACTCTTGAATTAATACAGTTTTGCCTACACCAGCACCACCAAATAGTCCAATTTTGCCACCACGACGATAGGGTGCGAGAAGGTCAATTACCTTAATGCCCGTTTCAAAAGTAGTTGGTTTGGTTTCTAAAGATGTAAATGCAGGAGATGGGCGGTGAATTGGGAATTTTTCTTCGGTTACAACGGGGCCTAGTTCATCGATAGGTTCGCCCAATACGTTAAAAATTCGACCTAATGTATTAGGCCCAACAGGAACGGAAATCGCTGCGCCTGTATCGGTTACACTCATACCTCTAACGATGCCGTCAGTGGTACTCATTGCAACAGCACGAATTTGATTTCCACCTAGTAATTGCTGAACTTCACAGGTGACATTAATGTCTTGGCCTGCGGAGTTACGACCAGTTACGATAACGGCGTTATAAATTTCGGGGACTTTGCCACTGGGGAATTCGGCATCAACAACAGGACCAATGACCTTAGTGATGCTCCCTACTGATACTTTCTCTGCGGTTGTTACCATGCTTGCTGTTTACTCCAGCCTCTAACTCAGAATCTAAAAAATTTGCAATGAAATGACGTGCAAAGAAGTATATGCAAGAAAATGCAATACATCATAAAAATTAAACTCTAATGAGCTTAACTTTTTTACACTCAGATATAAAGCTAACCGCTTCTCAAAATATCATTTAATGGGGCTCTAAAGATCGTTGGTTTCCTGAAAACAGCAATTCTCATTATAAAAATTGGGTTTGCTGCGCCTTCGGCGCAGCAAACCCAAAAATTGGCCTCATAATGTGAATTGCTGTGCTGAAAAGGCTTAGATTTTCTGCTATGAGTCAATTGATTTTGTATATTGCGTCGAGTCTAGATGGCTATATAGCGGCTACTGCTGGAGAGGTTGACTGGCTATTTACTGATCAAGACTATGGCTATACCGATTTTATAGCGTCGATAGATCGCCTTTTGATGGGGCGCGTTACTTACGAGCAAATTCTAACTTTTGGCAACTATCCTTATTCTGGCAATCAAGGTTTTGTATTCTCTCGAACCATCCAACGAGATCGCGATGAAAATGTGAATTTTGTTGCTGGTGATCTGGTTAGCTTTGTTAAAAATTTAAAATTGCAAAATGGCAAAGATATTTGGCTAGTCGGGGGAGCCGCGATCGCTAAAACCTGTTTAGAAAATAATCTTGTCGATAAATTTATTCTGTCGATCCACCCCATAATTTTAGGCGAAGGCATCGCGTTGTTCCCGCCGCCTCTTCCAACTTTGTCTCTAAAGTTGGAGCATTGCCAGACTTTTGATTCAGGATTAGTACAGCTTACTTATTGCAATGGTTAACTTCACTGATCGCTAAATCAGGTGCGCCATCTAAAAAGCCATCAGGTAATTCAGTCAAGCCTTTTAACTTGTCTCTAGGCACACAAGTATCACCATAGTATTTGCTAGAATCAAATATAGATTTTTAAGGTTTAGCTATGTCTGAAATCGCTATAACTATAAACAAGAATACTCATGAGGTTCTTTTAAGACTTTCTCAACAGTCTGGTGATAATTTTCAAACTTTGCTGGATAAAGCAGTGGAGCAATATCGCAGACAGTTGTTTCTTTTACAAGCGAATCAGGCTTTTACGGCTTTAAGAAAAGACGAGTTATTGTGGCAAGATGAGCTTAATGAGCGTCAGGAATGGGAGCAAACTTTAGCTGACGGGATTGATGATTAATGCCTCAAAAGATTGCAAGGGGAGAGGTATGGTTAGCAGATCTTAATCCCGTGAGAGGTCACGAACAAGCGGGGAAGCGTCCTTGTTTGGTAGTTTCTGTAGATTTGTTCAATCAGGGATCTGCTGGATTAGTGGTTGTTGTTCCTATCACTTCAAAGGATAAATCAATTCCTTTTCATGTGGCGGTTAATCCTCCAGACGGAGGTTTGAAGGTGAAGAGTTTTATTAAGTGTGAAGATGTGCGATCGATTTCTGTAGAGAGGTTGGATAAGCGCTTAGGAGCTTTATCTACTCAGTCGTTTGCGGATGTAGAAGATCGATTACGCATTTTGATGGGTCTATAGTTACTCTTGATAAAATCTTATTTCAAGCGATCGCATTCTAAGCAACACTCACCCCCTACCGAGCTAAAATTGCATCATAATCGCTATGTAGGCAATTCCAAAATCAGACAGGCTTTAATTTGCTAAACCTGCTGCATACTCGCGATCAATCTCATCTAACAATTGATCAAGCTTTCCAGAATCAAGATCGTCTTCTATTTGCTGATCCCATATTTGCTCGTGGTGATCTATCCGCCATGTTGTTTTACTCAAGCTTGCTTTTGATGTAATCAATAAATGGCAAACCCTTTTGATAAAGCTCATATACTTCCTTGGGTGTTTTATTCTCTAAGTTATATGCAGCAAAATTACTATGAACAAGTATATTTCTGAGATGACCGATTTCAAGAAATGCTTTGACAGTTTCTTCAAGCATGACGTTTGACTTTATTTCAGTGTCAACGCTTTTCTTAAAGTCATCTCCAAACAGAGCAAAAAATGTATTAGCATTTTTCCCTGGCTTATCAGGATTATCTTTTTCGCCCCAAGAAAAGTAGGTATGGTATTGCATACTGATAGCTTTTTTCTTGAAAAAGTTAATTGCTTTTGTATTATTTCCTGTTTCTCTAGATATAAATTCAACAAGGATTGTTTGTATCAAATGTTCAAAATAACTGGCGGCAGATAACACGATAACTTTCGTAAAATACTTATTAACGTCACTGGATAGAGATATCTGTGAGCTATTGTCTAGAAACTCTACTATAGACTTGTATTCATCATTTAGTATTTCTACAGGATCCATATTATTTAAGTATCTCTTTTGCGAGAGCAATTCTAGATTTTACATTTCTCTCGCTAGCTGTATCTGATTGTGTGGCATCAATGAATGTATTGTGGTTCTTTAAAAGATTAACTTTTTCAAAATCTATCTCTTCTATCTCAATTTTTTTGCCTCTAAATGCTTCAGTGCAGCTTGCAACAAAAATTGACTCGAATACAGAAATATTGAATCTACCAGTTTTACTTTGAAAAAGTCCATAATTACGCTGAAAAAATCCATCATTAGAATTTG from Pseudanabaena sp. BC1403 encodes the following:
- the trmD gene encoding tRNA (guanosine(37)-N1)-methyltransferase TrmD, whose protein sequence is MRIDIVTLFPEFFASPLQTSLLGKAIANQIADVYLTNPRDFTTDKHHRVDDEPYGGGVGMLMKPDPIFAAVESLPILPKREIIYLTPQGEPMKQELFKELVTYDQLVLICGSYEGVDERVCEHLVTREVSLGDFVLTCGEIPALALINGVVRLRPGTVGKEDSLKFESFEDGLLDYPQYTRPPIFRGWEVPDVLRSGNHKLIAEWRKEQQILRTKQRRPDLL
- the glp gene encoding gephyrin-like molybdotransferase Glp: MLTVAETEKIILDLVKPFDPEIDSEILPLSKVLNRILAEDISSKLDFPHWDNSAMDGYALCYADLDNLQELKLAIASDEIPAGVARSQSLNQGECVRIFTGGMLPVGADTIIMQEDTERIDDLLYLKVKPTQGEYVRRKGEFIQAGTNLIKAGTKLGATEIGALASARCQKIKVYRQPKIAIISTGNELVSLDSSQSLQLGQIIDSNLYALSTLVEQSGAIAIPFGIVRDHPAELESVMQEAIASADIVISTGGVSVGDYDYIEEILEKMGADIHVRSVAIKPGKPLTVASISPFLNVNRSEDKILYFGVAGNPISSMMSFWRFIRGTIAKLNGANEIYWYPQFIKAFTTEDLHSQGRRETYLWGNLTYQKGMPIFQPVSNYSSGNLISAIGTNAIAVMRINQTYVTAGEETIIMLI
- a CDS encoding RNA polymerase sigma factor SigF → MAACIIEDVLLMPIDKNNLTKENIVALLSGYRISPSETLQQQLVEIHMGLIRETIASLPITLINKRNIGERRSAERPDREERRVSNHRVGERRSSDRELLEVGKQGLKKALIQYNPDTNPNFSEFARSHIHEHLENFLQRQYLDNRNEPQEVEEADPQTTITRKHETLEILQAYRANPSIKLRNKLVNLNIGLVRREAYHWKNQCQESFEDLMQVGSIGLINAIERFDVSKGNAFSSFAVPYIKGEIQHYLRDKSPTVRMPRAWLTTYNQGCKIIRNKRTETGREPSSQEVANELGITVNEWYDIKLACQNRSPISLDTPIDQSEDSSTSIGDLVTDQKYQSFQLAQEDNIRLQQALDLLEDRTREVVEFVFLKEFTHREVADTLGISAVTVSRQLKKGLIALKKILATPIE
- the atpC gene encoding ATP synthase F1 subunit epsilon, producing the protein MTLTVKVIAPDQTILDTVAEEVILPSSSGQLGILTGHAPLISALETGVLRFRKDKAWAAVALTGGFAEVEENEVTVLVRSGELGSTINAEEARKKLADAEQALAGIKAEDKQGKIQAEQNLSLARARVQATTPI
- the atpD gene encoding F0F1 ATP synthase subunit beta — encoded protein: MVTTAEKVSVGSITKVIGPVVDAEFPSGKVPEIYNAVIVTGRNSAGQDINVTCEVQQLLGGNQIRAVAMSTTDGIVRGMSVTDTGAAISVPVGPNTLGRIFNVLGEPIDELGPVVTEEKFPIHRPSPAFTSLETKPTTFETGIKVIDLLAPYRRGGKIGLFGGAGVGKTVLIQELINNIAKKHSGVSVFGGVGERTREGNDLYNEMKESGVLQYLALVYGQMNEPPGARMRVGLTALTMAEYFRDVSKQDVLLFIDNIFRFTQAGSEVSALLGRMPSAVGYQPTLATDMGALQERITSTTEGSITSVQAVYVPADDLTDPAPATTFAHLDATTVLSRGLASKGIYPAVDPLDSSSTMLQPGVVSDEHYRVARGVQAILQRYKELQDIIAILGLDELSEDDKLAVARARRIERFLSQPFFVAEVFTGSPGKYVTLEESISGFDRILKGELDDLPEQAFYLVGNIEEAIEKAEKLKAGK
- a CDS encoding dihydrofolate reductase family protein, which codes for MSQLILYIASSLDGYIAATAGEVDWLFTDQDYGYTDFIASIDRLLMGRVTYEQILTFGNYPYSGNQGFVFSRTIQRDRDENVNFVAGDLVSFVKNLKLQNGKDIWLVGGAAIAKTCLENNLVDKFILSIHPIILGEGIALFPPPLPTLSLKLEHCQTFDSGLVQLTYCNG
- a CDS encoding toxin-antitoxin system protein; this translates as MSEIAITINKNTHEVLLRLSQQSGDNFQTLLDKAVEQYRRQLFLLQANQAFTALRKDELLWQDELNERQEWEQTLADGIDD
- a CDS encoding type II toxin-antitoxin system PemK/MazF family toxin — encoded protein: MPQKIARGEVWLADLNPVRGHEQAGKRPCLVVSVDLFNQGSAGLVVVVPITSKDKSIPFHVAVNPPDGGLKVKSFIKCEDVRSISVERLDKRLGALSTQSFADVEDRLRILMGL
- a CDS encoding HEPN domain-containing protein, with protein sequence MDPVEILNDEYKSIVEFLDNSSQISLSSDVNKYFTKVIVLSAASYFEHLIQTILVEFISRETGNNTKAINFFKKKAISMQYHTYFSWGEKDNPDKPGKNANTFFALFGDDFKKSVDTEIKSNVMLEETVKAFLEIGHLRNILVHSNFAAYNLENKTPKEVYELYQKGLPFIDYIKSKLE